From the genome of Salvelinus fontinalis isolate EN_2023a unplaced genomic scaffold, ASM2944872v1 scaffold_0695, whole genome shotgun sequence, one region includes:
- the LOC129847074 gene encoding intestinal mucin-like protein encodes TTIAPTPTTLTTGGTTGIVETTTETIPSTSTKPPKEVTSGPTTTSTTVIVETSTSTSQPTATGEETSGPVVITSNPTTLTTTTTTPTTGGTTTVEETTSETFLSTSTKPPKEVTTGPITYSTAAIIQTSTSQPSSTETTEPVVITGPLETTRTPSTSPQVIITPTSQAVTTSQCICNVNGTQYLPGNLVYNVTDGSGWCFTAYCKATCQVEVESNPCPSSTPPTVSTTTSEETTTTPPTSQSSPDCTSVQPPRKNGESWQLNSCTTAICQDSIVVHLPVKCKPVEPLQCVNGRPPVKVYDSTGCCFTYECECVCSGWGGSHYMTFDGLYYNFKENCSYTLVKEINFKYNLTIIVDNHYCGNADSGFCPQSLIIHYNSYEVILTQQRSGETTENVVYVNSKRIYPAYRMGDIALTSTGVEVVLEIPDLKVQVSYKGSSFSINLPYSLFQSSTEGQCGTCDNSQKNDCQSPNGQIESCSVTASQWLIPNQDCPTPPTAPPTSTSPTPCKTAICEIMNSKVFEECHKAVSPDAFVQACRSDVCYNANSSCSSLEAYASECAKKGICIEWRKSTDGECEHTCPATKVYMPCGPAVEPTCNTRYNEKYLNNQTQMTNKTKEGCFCPSKTVLFSTYSDTCVVSCGCTGPDGNPQMPGDTWESGCQQCTCDMDSMIVQCQPITCPTPAIPICNETGYRLVNKTEGCCQKYTCECDALLCPKVMMDCQPGWETIISTSNSSCCPEYTCVPKGVCVYNNIEYQPGAEVPKGTCENCICSSTMDPSTKLNNIVCTNISCDTTCSQGFQYQAIPGQCCGNCVQTSCVVNMPDKTKHTIQVNETWSPPGDKCVKYTCEETGDQYIPVEVKTVCPAFSPEICVPGTEKTDATGCCKTCTERRNVCEMKYTTTSIVISGCATAEPVEINSCSGNCGTSSMYSAEANTMMHYCSCCQEATTSQKEVELMCPDGSKVKHSYIHVESCGCHVTDCDAGTTAAPGTTRKRRRR; translated from the exons actacaattgCACCCACACCAACGAcacttaccacaggtggaactACAGGAATTGTAGAAACCACAACGGAGACAATTCCATCTACATCCacaaagccacctaaagaagtcacctccggcccaacaaccacttccaccactgtaattgttgaaacctctacttcaacatcacagcccacagcaacaggtgaagaaacatcAGGGCCAGTTGTCATAACATCCAATCCAactactttaacaacaactacaactacacctacAACAGGTGGAACTACAACAGTTGAAGAAACAACATCAGAGACTTTTCTATCTACTTCCacaaagccacctaaagaagtcACCACAGGCCCAATTACATATTCTACAGCTGCTATAATTCAAACTTCAACATCACAGCCTTCAAGTACAGAAACAACAGAGCCAGTTGTCATCACAGGCCCATTAGAAACAACAAGAACTCCTTCAACATCGCCACAAGTGATTATTACACCAACATCACAAGCAGTCACCACCAGCCAGTGCATTTGCAATGTTAATGGGACACAATATCTACCAG GGAACCTAGTGTATAATGTGACTGATGGTTCAGGCTGGTGCTTCACCGCTTACTGCAAAGCAACGTGTCAAGTTGAAGTGGAATCAAATCCATGTCCTTCCTCTACACCACCCACTGTATCAACCACAACGTCAGAAGAGACCACGACCACACCACCAACATCTCAATCCTCCCCAGACTGCACTAGCGTTCAGCCACCAAGAAAG AATGGAGAATCTTGGCAGCTGAATAGCTGTACCACAGCAATTTGCCAGGACAGCATTGTTGTCCATCTACCAGTAAAATGCAAGCCAGTGGAGCCACTACAGTGTGTGAATGGCCGTCCACCTGTCAAGGTCTATGATTCAACTGGATGCTGCTTTACATATGAATGTGAAT GTGTATGCAGTGGATGGGGTGGATCTCACTACATGACATTTGATGGACTATATTACAATTTCAAGGAGAACTGCTCCTACACCTTAGTGAAAGAAATCAACTTCAAATACAACCTTACCATTATTGTTGATAACCACTACTGTGGAAACGCTGACAGTGGATTCTGTCCTCAGTCCCTTATCATTCACTACAATTCCTATGAAGTGATTTTAACCCAGCAGAGATCTGGTGAAACAACAGAAAACGTG GTATATGTCAACAGTAAACGAATCTACCCAGCTTACAGAATGGGTGACATTGCTCTAACAAGTACTGGTGTGGAGGTCGTACTGGAAATCCCTGATCTTAAGGTTCAGGTGTCTTACAAGGGGTCATCATTTAGCATCAACCTTCCTTACTCCCTCTTCCAAAGCAGCACAGAGGGCCAGTGTG GTACCTGTGATAATTCCCAGAAGAATGACTGCCAGTCACCTAATGGTCAGATTGAGAGCTGCTCAGTCACAGCTAGCCAGTGGCTAATTCCAAACCAGGACTGTCCAACTCCTCCAACAGCACCACCCACAAGCACATCCCCTACCCCCTGCAAGACAGCTATTTGTGAAATCATGAACAGCAA GGTCTTTGAGGAATGCCATAAAGCGGTTTCTCCTGATGCCTTCGTTCAGGCCTGTAGATCAGATGTCTGCTACAATGCTAATTCTAGCTGCTCTAGTCTGGAGGCGTATGCATCTGAATGTGCAAAGAAAGGGATCTGCATTGAATGGAGGAAGTCCACCGATGGAGAATGTG AGCATACATGCCCAGCCACTAAGGTGTACATGCCATGTGGTCCAGCAGTTGAACCAACATGTAATACCAG ATATAATGAGAAGTATTTGAACAACCAAACCCAAATGACCAATAAGACGAAGGAGGGTTGCTTCTGTCCATCTAAAACCGTCTTGTTCAGCACCTACTCTGATACTTGTGTGGTCTCCTGTG GCTGCACCGGACCTGATGGCAACCCCCAAATG CCTGGTGATACATGGGAAAGTGGTTGCCAGCAGTGCACCTGTGACATGGACTCCATGATTGTCCAGTGCCAGCCTATCACTTGCCCCACACCAGCCATACCCATCTGCAATGAGACTGGTTACAGACTGGTGAACAAGACAGAAGGCTGCTGCCAGAAATATACATGTG AGTGCGATGCACTGCTTTGCCCCAAAGTCATGATGGACTGCCAGCCAGGGTGGGAGACAATTATAAGCACGTCCAACTCAAGCTGCTGTCCAGAGTATACCTGTG tTCCTAAGGGTGTATGTGTCTACAATAACATTGAGTACCAG cCTGGTGCTGAAGTTCCTAAAGGAACATGTGAGAATTGTATCTGCAGCTCGACCATGGATCCTAGCACCAAGCTCAACAACATTGTGTGCACAAATATCTCATGCGACACTACATGTTCACAG GGCTTCCAGTATCAGGCCATACCTGGTCAGTGTTGTGGGAACTGTGTCCAGACAAGCTGTGTGGTTAATATGCCAGATAAGACCAAACACACTATTCAG GTGAACGAAACGTGGTCACCACCTGGAGACAAATGTGTGAAGTACACATGTGAGGAAACTGGTGACCAATATATACCAGTGGAGGTGAAGACTGTGTGCCCTGCATTCAGCCCAGAGATCTGTGTTCCA GGAACAGAAAAGACAGATGCAACTGGATGCTGCAAGACTT GCACAGAACGCAGGAATGTCTGTGAGATGAAGTACACCACCACTAGCATTGTCATCAGTGGCTGTGCGACCGCAGAGCCTGTGGAGATCAATTCCTGCTCAGGAAACTGTGGAACCTCTTCCAT GTACTCAGCAGAGGCGAACACCATGATGCACTACTGCTCCTGCTGCCAAGAGGCGACCACTAGCCAGAAAGAGGTGGAGCTGATGTGCCCTGATGGGTCAAAGGTCAAGCACTCCTACATCCACGTTGAGTCGTGCGGATGTCATGTCACAGACTGTGATGCAGGCACGACCGCCGCCCCGGGGACGACGAGAAAGCGCAGGAGGCGCTAA